A genomic window from Candidatus Saccharibacteria bacterium includes:
- a CDS encoding 50S ribosomal protein L18, translated as MADRKLLNRALRKNRVRARVGGTAEQPRLTVFISNLHISAQLIDDVNGKTLAAATTVGQKMTGTTTEKAAKIGEEIASKAKKAKIKTVVFDRNGRRYAGRLAALADAARKGGLEF; from the coding sequence ATGGCTGACCGTAAATTATTGAATCGCGCCTTGCGCAAGAATCGTGTGCGTGCGCGTGTCGGCGGCACTGCCGAGCAACCACGTTTGACGGTATTCATTTCGAACCTGCACATTTCGGCTCAGCTGATTGACGATGTCAACGGCAAAACGTTGGCTGCAGCCACCACTGTTGGTCAGAAAATGACCGGTACCACGACCGAAAAAGCTGCTAAAATCGGCGAGGAAATTGCGTCGAAGGCCAAAAAAGCCAAAATCAAGACAGTAGTGTTTGATCGTAACGGCCGTCGTTATGCTGGTCGACTAGCTGCGCTCGCGGATGCGGCGCGTAAAGGAGGCTTGGAGTTTTAA
- the rpsK gene encoding 30S ribosomal protein S11, with amino-acid sequence MAEEVTKAKVGKKKTRRSVPLGQVHIQATFNNTIISFADSHGNVLAASSAGACGFRGSKKGTAYAAQIATDKAAEIAKSQYGVTKVDVFVRGVGLGRDAAIRALANHELQIESISDKTGVPHGGVRPKRERRT; translated from the coding sequence ATGGCAGAAGAAGTTACAAAAGCTAAAGTTGGCAAGAAAAAAACTCGCCGTAGCGTACCGCTCGGTCAAGTTCACATTCAGGCTACCTTTAACAACACCATCATTAGTTTTGCTGATAGTCACGGTAATGTACTAGCAGCGAGCAGCGCCGGTGCCTGTGGTTTCCGCGGGTCGAAAAAAGGCACTGCGTATGCAGCCCAGATCGCAACCGACAAAGCTGCTGAAATCGCCAAGAGCCAGTACGGCGTCACCAAAGTCGACGTGTTCGTTCGCGGCGTTGGCCTCGGTCGCGACGCGGCGATCCGCGCGCTGGCTAACCACGAATTACAGATCGAAAGCATCAGCGACAAAACTGGCGTGCCACACGGTGGCGTTCGTCCAAAACGAGAGAGGAGAACATAA
- the rpsH gene encoding 30S ribosomal protein S8 produces the protein MSLQSTDPIADLLTRIRNAIAVGKNEVRLPSSKLKVTVAKELVRTGYLADVKVEKQSPRDELVVTIYRDGENPTITEIARVSKPGRRVYASANDIPRVKSGRGVMLVSTSKGVMTGSEAFKQRLGGELICKVY, from the coding sequence ATGAGTTTACAATCTACAGACCCAATCGCAGATCTCCTGACCCGTATCAGGAACGCTATCGCTGTCGGCAAGAACGAAGTTCGCCTGCCGTCTAGCAAATTAAAAGTAACCGTCGCCAAGGAATTGGTACGCACCGGCTATCTCGCCGACGTCAAGGTTGAGAAGCAATCACCGCGTGATGAACTGGTCGTAACCATCTATCGCGATGGCGAAAACCCAACTATCACCGAGATTGCACGTGTCAGCAAACCTGGTCGCCGCGTGTACGCGAGCGCCAACGACATCCCACGCGTCAAATCTGGCCGCGGTGTCATGCTAGTCAGCACTAGTAAAGGCGTTATGACTGGCTCCGAAGCCTTCAAGCAACGCCTCGGTGGTGAATTAATCTGTAAAGTATATTAA
- the rplE gene encoding 50S ribosomal protein L5, whose protein sequence is MAEKVAATYTPRLKKLYSDQIAGELKKELELSNIHQVPSLKKIVVASGVGRNKDNKHFQEVVANTLTRITGQKPVSRIAKKSIATFKIRKGMGAPVGQSVTLRGDRMYEFLDRLVSVAMPRIRDFHGVGAKAFDRQGNYNLGLTEQSIFPELTFEETATLHGLQITFAISGDNPAASRKLLEKFGIPFEKEVK, encoded by the coding sequence ATGGCTGAAAAAGTAGCGGCAACATACACGCCGCGTCTCAAAAAGCTCTATAGCGACCAAATTGCCGGTGAGCTGAAAAAAGAATTGGAACTATCGAACATCCATCAGGTTCCTAGTCTCAAGAAAATTGTCGTTGCGAGCGGTGTTGGCCGTAACAAGGACAACAAGCATTTCCAGGAAGTTGTCGCAAACACGTTGACCCGTATCACTGGTCAGAAACCAGTATCGCGCATCGCCAAGAAATCAATTGCTACGTTCAAAATCCGCAAAGGCATGGGCGCACCAGTTGGCCAGAGCGTAACTCTGCGCGGTGATCGCATGTACGAATTCCTCGATCGCCTCGTTAGCGTCGCCATGCCACGCATCCGCGACTTTCACGGTGTCGGTGCCAAAGCATTTGATCGCCAGGGCAACTACAACCTAGGTTTGACCGAACAATCGATCTTTCCGGAGCTGACGTTCGAGGAAACCGCTACGTTGCACGGTTTGCAGATCACATTCGCTATCAGTGGCGACAATCCAGCCGCATCACGCAAGTTACTAGAAAAGTTCGGAATTCCGTTTGAGAAGGAGGTAAAATAA
- the rplN gene encoding 50S ribosomal protein L14, which produces MIQVESRLKVADNSGAKEILCIRVLGATRRRYARVGDVIVASVKVASPTGTIKKKTVVKAVVVRTRNQIRRADGSTIKFDENAAVIINDDKTPKATRVFGPIPRELRDLGYAKIVSLAPEVL; this is translated from the coding sequence ATGATCCAAGTAGAATCTCGACTAAAAGTCGCCGATAACAGCGGCGCAAAGGAAATACTTTGTATCCGCGTGCTCGGTGCTACTAGACGACGCTATGCCCGCGTCGGTGATGTGATCGTTGCGAGCGTCAAAGTCGCTAGCCCAACCGGTACCATCAAAAAGAAGACGGTCGTAAAAGCTGTCGTTGTTCGCACGCGCAACCAAATCCGCCGCGCCGATGGTAGCACGATCAAGTTTGATGAAAATGCTGCCGTTATCATTAACGACGACAAAACGCCAAAGGCAACCCGCGTTTTCGGACCAATCCCACGCGAGTTGCGTGATCTCGGCTATGCCAAGATCGTTAGCTTAGCACCGGAGGTACTCTAA
- the rpmJ gene encoding 50S ribosomal protein L36, which translates to MKVSASVKKRSPEDKLVRRKGRLYVINKKKPRNKQRQG; encoded by the coding sequence ATGAAAGTATCAGCCAGCGTTAAAAAACGCAGTCCAGAGGACAAACTGGTGCGCCGCAAAGGTCGCCTGTATGTTATCAACAAAAAGAAACCCCGCAATAAACAGAGGCAAGGTTAA
- the secY gene encoding preprotein translocase subunit SecY, producing the protein MFKSMKSSDMRNRVLAVLGIIVIYRFLSHIPVPLAEPTQLKDIVTNTIDSGSFGGFLNLLSGGALASFSIMLVGLSPYITASVISQLLTKAIPRLEEMHKDGESGRRKINQWTRIITLPLAILQSIAFIYILRQTVLDQSTVITDMNMHQWIVSVTAMTAGAMILMWLGEIITEKGIGNGISLLIFGGIISQLPSSFGALSSALFSVSSASDAFHVFNWFTIPWLNHNVTLLVLAILLIGLIVLYFLVKINEGQRIITINYAKRVQGNSAYGGIKSILPIKLITAGVIPVIFAVAFLALPAFLGQLFVATGYNVDLGQNLILWFQKSSTNSFSLTGDWTQFIYPVSYFILVVAFTYFYTSIVFNSSEIAENLQKQGGFIENVRPGKQTEKYLTRIVNRLTLFGSLALGLIAIIPFVFEYVFVMIGLGSAAQSLAISGTGLLIVVSVALESLRQLNSRALMVTYDEYK; encoded by the coding sequence ATGTTTAAATCAATGAAAAGCTCGGATATGCGCAACCGAGTTCTCGCGGTGCTGGGCATTATTGTTATTTATCGTTTTTTGTCGCACATACCAGTTCCACTAGCCGAACCAACCCAGCTCAAAGACATCGTGACAAATACCATCGATAGCGGTAGTTTTGGCGGATTCTTGAATCTGTTATCAGGTGGCGCGCTCGCCAGTTTCTCAATTATGCTCGTTGGCCTGTCGCCGTATATTACCGCCTCGGTTATCTCTCAGCTATTAACCAAAGCCATTCCGCGCCTCGAGGAAATGCACAAAGACGGCGAATCGGGTCGCCGCAAAATCAACCAATGGACGAGGATTATCACCTTGCCGCTGGCGATCTTGCAGTCGATTGCTTTTATTTATATTTTGCGCCAAACCGTACTCGATCAATCAACAGTCATCACGGATATGAACATGCACCAATGGATCGTATCTGTGACGGCGATGACCGCTGGCGCCATGATTTTGATGTGGCTCGGTGAAATTATCACGGAAAAGGGTATCGGTAACGGTATCTCACTCCTGATCTTTGGCGGTATTATCAGCCAGCTGCCGAGCAGCTTTGGTGCATTGTCGAGCGCTCTCTTTAGTGTGTCTAGCGCCAGTGACGCCTTCCACGTCTTTAACTGGTTCACGATCCCGTGGCTCAATCATAACGTTACGCTACTGGTGCTCGCCATATTACTCATAGGTTTAATAGTGTTATACTTCCTGGTCAAGATCAATGAAGGTCAGCGAATCATCACCATCAATTATGCCAAGCGTGTCCAAGGCAACAGCGCCTATGGCGGCATCAAATCAATTCTGCCGATCAAGCTCATTACTGCTGGCGTTATCCCAGTGATCTTCGCGGTGGCTTTCCTAGCGCTTCCGGCGTTCCTGGGCCAGTTATTTGTCGCGACTGGGTACAATGTCGATTTGGGCCAAAACCTTATTTTGTGGTTCCAAAAGTCTAGCACCAACAGTTTTAGCCTGACCGGTGACTGGACGCAGTTTATCTATCCGGTGTCATATTTCATTCTCGTCGTGGCCTTCACCTATTTCTATACCTCGATCGTGTTTAATAGTAGTGAAATTGCCGAGAACCTGCAAAAACAGGGTGGTTTCATTGAAAATGTCCGGCCGGGTAAACAAACCGAAAAGTACCTAACGCGCATCGTCAATCGTTTAACGCTGTTTGGATCGTTAGCTCTAGGCTTGATCGCCATTATTCCTTTTGTATTTGAATATGTGTTTGTCATGATTGGCCTCGGCTCGGCGGCGCAGAGCTTGGCGATTAGCGGTACCGGACTACTGATTGTTGTCTCGGTCGCCCTCGAATCGTTACGCCAGCTCAACTCGCGCGCTCTGATGGTGACCTACGACGAATACAAGTAG
- the rplP gene encoding 50S ribosomal protein L16: protein MLLPKKTKFRKAFKGRNPGKATRCNYIAFGDYGLQSLDNERITSRQIESARRAISGHTKRGGKIWIRIFPHTPVTKKPLDVKMGSGKGSPEYWAAKVKAGTILFEMNGVEESVAREAMRLASHKLPVRTRFVKREEA from the coding sequence ATGTTGTTACCAAAGAAAACGAAATTCCGCAAAGCTTTCAAAGGTCGCAATCCTGGCAAAGCTACGCGCTGTAACTATATTGCTTTTGGCGACTATGGTTTGCAGAGCCTCGACAACGAACGTATCACCAGTCGCCAGATCGAGTCAGCTCGTCGTGCTATCAGTGGTCACACCAAACGTGGTGGTAAAATCTGGATCCGCATTTTCCCGCACACGCCAGTTACCAAAAAGCCACTGGACGTTAAAATGGGTAGCGGTAAAGGTTCACCTGAATATTGGGCAGCCAAAGTCAAAGCTGGCACCATTCTGTTTGAAATGAACGGCGTCGAAGAGTCTGTCGCCCGCGAAGCTATGCGCCTCGCGAGCCACAAACTACCAGTCCGCACTCGATTTGTGAAACGGGAGGAGGCGTAA
- the rpsN gene encoding 30S ribosomal protein S14 yields MAKKSALARDKKRQAMIAKHAAKRAELKAAGDQDGLQKLPRNSSPTRHKNRCGETGRPHAYMRRFGLSRISFREHASKGEIPGVTKSSW; encoded by the coding sequence ATGGCCAAGAAATCAGCACTAGCTCGCGATAAAAAGCGCCAAGCTATGATTGCAAAACACGCCGCCAAGCGCGCCGAGTTAAAGGCAGCTGGTGACCAGGACGGTCTCCAGAAATTACCTCGCAACTCATCGCCAACCCGGCATAAAAACCGCTGCGGCGAAACGGGTCGACCACACGCCTATATGCGTCGTTTCGGCCTGAGCCGTATCAGTTTCCGCGAACATGCTAGCAAGGGTGAAATCCCTGGTGTAACAAAGAGTAGTTGGTAA
- the rplX gene encoding 50S ribosomal protein L24 has product MKRIKTDDLVKVIAGGNKGKIAKVTRVDGDKVYLEGVNTRTRHVAANRLSAQGTKRDIQLPVDASNVVLVVEKTAGAEKVSKVSYQVKNGAKTRIAKVNSKEVK; this is encoded by the coding sequence ATGAAACGCATCAAGACAGACGATCTCGTCAAAGTCATCGCTGGCGGCAACAAAGGCAAAATTGCCAAAGTTACCCGCGTCGATGGCGACAAAGTTTACCTAGAAGGCGTCAATACTCGCACTCGTCACGTAGCCGCTAACCGTTTGAGCGCCCAAGGCACCAAACGAGACATTCAGTTACCAGTTGACGCGAGCAACGTTGTTCTCGTGGTTGAAAAAACTGCTGGTGCCGAAAAAGTCAGTAAAGTCAGCTACCAGGTAAAAAACGGTGCGAAAACTCGCATCGCCAAAGTCAATAGCAAGGAGGTTAAATAA
- a CDS encoding class F sortase: protein MSRSGTLNIGSGSKTKRWLRRVITILLSLAAIVGSYFLMDYLVATWQNNEEIHYIESIGISTKPVTQAEIDDYKVDPDKPRYISIPRAGVTNARAIALGVKSPAADGSQQLDAPTRIGDTGWYNCQINPIADNRCDTYKTPGDGNTETAALFDGHTCFSRAMSCVFDQISSLKNGDSIVVERGDGQTLQYVVRKVQILNLADVDMKAAMKPLESGREGLTLITCAGTYKGAVDASGVPTASKRVLVYAVLNGIAGI from the coding sequence ATGTCAAGGAGTGGGACGCTTAATATCGGATCTGGATCAAAAACCAAGCGCTGGTTGCGTCGAGTCATTACCATACTATTGTCTCTAGCCGCGATTGTCGGCAGCTACTTCCTGATGGATTATTTGGTAGCAACCTGGCAAAATAACGAGGAAATACACTACATCGAGAGTATCGGCATCTCGACCAAACCGGTTACCCAGGCTGAGATCGATGATTACAAAGTTGATCCCGACAAGCCGCGCTACATCTCGATACCAAGGGCTGGTGTAACCAATGCCAGGGCTATAGCGTTAGGTGTCAAGAGTCCAGCGGCAGATGGCAGCCAACAACTCGACGCACCAACTCGGATTGGTGATACCGGCTGGTATAACTGCCAGATCAATCCGATCGCCGACAATCGCTGTGATACGTATAAAACACCTGGTGATGGCAACACCGAAACCGCCGCTTTGTTTGACGGACACACGTGCTTTTCTAGGGCTATGAGCTGCGTGTTTGATCAGATTTCGAGCCTGAAAAATGGTGATTCTATCGTTGTCGAGCGTGGCGATGGTCAAACATTGCAGTATGTCGTTAGGAAAGTGCAAATTTTGAACCTTGCCGATGTTGATATGAAAGCAGCGATGAAACCACTCGAATCAGGTCGCGAAGGTCTGACACTCATCACCTGCGCCGGTACTTACAAAGGCGCTGTCGATGCTAGCGGCGTGCCGACGGCCAGCAAGCGCGTTCTCGTCTATGCTGTACTGAATGGCATTGCGGGCATTTAA
- the rpsE gene encoding 30S ribosomal protein S5 has product MSEEVKKTENEVQNVKPETAEAPKAAPAAAKNGEAPKRKFGSATNFSSDNLARDSRGPRPAAGRGQRDNRRPRRDDKPAEDKVFEEQVIAIDRVSRVVKGGRRFRFKALVVVGDKKARVGVGVAKGQDVQAAVQKATDVAKKHLVTIPLTNNTIPHEVELKYGGAHVLLKPAAPGTGIIAGGVVRTIIGVTGISNLLTKSLGSNNKVNIAYATIEALRSLVPREDWIGQTKKPAKKPVKKETK; this is encoded by the coding sequence ATGAGTGAAGAAGTCAAGAAAACTGAGAATGAGGTACAGAACGTGAAACCTGAGACAGCCGAAGCTCCAAAAGCTGCGCCAGCTGCCGCCAAAAACGGTGAAGCGCCAAAGCGCAAATTTGGTAGCGCCACTAACTTTAGTAGTGATAATCTAGCTCGCGATTCACGCGGTCCACGCCCAGCTGCTGGCCGTGGTCAGCGCGACAACCGTCGCCCACGTCGCGACGACAAACCAGCCGAAGACAAAGTCTTTGAGGAACAAGTTATCGCCATTGACCGCGTCTCTCGCGTCGTCAAAGGTGGTCGTCGCTTCCGCTTCAAAGCGCTCGTTGTGGTCGGTGACAAAAAAGCTCGCGTCGGCGTCGGCGTTGCCAAAGGTCAAGACGTCCAGGCTGCCGTCCAAAAAGCTACTGATGTTGCTAAAAAGCACCTCGTTACTATTCCACTAACGAATAACACTATTCCACACGAAGTCGAACTAAAATACGGCGGCGCACACGTCCTGCTGAAGCCAGCCGCACCCGGTACTGGTATTATCGCTGGTGGTGTCGTCCGCACGATTATCGGTGTAACTGGTATTTCTAACCTGTTGACCAAATCCCTCGGTTCAAACAACAAAGTGAATATCGCCTACGCAACGATCGAAGCCTTGCGCTCGCTCGTTCCACGCGAAGATTGGATTGGCCAGACTAAAAAACCAGCCAAGAAACCAGTCAAAAAGGAGACAAAATAA
- the rplV gene encoding 50S ribosomal protein L22 — MNEATVKATLRELSLTPRKVALVAALVRGRTVEDALVILQHTPKRAAKPLAKLIASARANAVNNHGLKADGLRITTLSVTSGPRLKRFRPVSRGRAHPFQKRTANIYVQVTGAVKPAKKPAKVEAKDKKETK, encoded by the coding sequence ATGAATGAAGCTACTGTCAAGGCAACCTTGCGCGAGCTGAGTCTAACGCCTCGCAAAGTTGCACTCGTTGCCGCCCTCGTTCGCGGCCGCACTGTCGAGGATGCATTAGTTATTTTGCAGCATACGCCAAAACGTGCTGCGAAACCGCTAGCTAAATTGATCGCTAGCGCTCGTGCTAATGCGGTCAACAACCACGGTCTCAAAGCTGATGGCCTCCGTATTACGACACTATCAGTCACCTCGGGCCCACGCCTCAAGCGCTTCCGCCCGGTTTCGCGTGGCCGCGCCCATCCTTTCCAGAAACGTACCGCAAACATCTATGTACAGGTAACCGGCGCAGTCAAACCCGCCAAGAAACCAGCCAAAGTTGAGGCTAAAGACAAGAAGGAGACGAAATAA
- the rplF gene encoding 50S ribosomal protein L6 yields the protein MSRIGKLPIEIPSGVTITVDSGDVTVEGPKGKLVQFITPAVTVEVKDGVLTVSPQDESKAARSQHGLMRALINNMVTGVTKGFEKKLEVNGVGFRVAATNNQLEMSLGFSHPVKYSAPSGITITNDKMTITVSGIDKQQVGQVAAEIRSLKKPEPYKGKGIKYADEVILRKAGKAGK from the coding sequence CTGAGTCGAATCGGAAAACTACCAATCGAGATTCCGTCAGGTGTGACAATCACGGTTGACTCTGGTGATGTGACTGTCGAGGGGCCAAAAGGCAAACTCGTGCAGTTTATTACACCAGCCGTCACTGTCGAGGTCAAAGACGGCGTTCTCACAGTCTCGCCACAGGACGAGAGCAAAGCAGCTCGCAGTCAGCATGGTCTGATGCGCGCGCTCATCAACAACATGGTAACTGGTGTCACCAAAGGTTTCGAAAAGAAACTCGAAGTCAACGGCGTCGGTTTCCGCGTCGCTGCTACTAACAACCAGCTCGAGATGAGTCTTGGTTTTAGTCACCCAGTCAAATATAGTGCGCCGAGCGGCATTACTATCACTAATGACAAGATGACGATCACCGTCAGCGGTATCGACAAACAACAAGTTGGTCAGGTCGCCGCTGAGATTCGTAGTCTAAAGAAACCAGAACCCTACAAAGGTAAAGGTATTAAATACGCTGACGAAGTTATTCTTCGCAAGGCAGGAAAGGCAGGTAAATAA
- the infA gene encoding translation initiation factor IF-1: MSAGKEVIKMVGVVVETLPSAKFRVELENGHTIIAHVSGKMRKHYIRLVPGDKVEVEMTPYDLTKGRISFRLREEKTNAA; this comes from the coding sequence ATGTCCGCAGGAAAAGAAGTCATCAAAATGGTTGGTGTTGTGGTGGAGACTCTGCCCAGCGCCAAGTTTCGTGTTGAACTTGAAAACGGTCATACGATTATCGCTCACGTGTCAGGAAAGATGCGCAAGCACTACATTAGGCTAGTGCCGGGTGATAAAGTTGAAGTTGAGATGACCCCTTACGATCTCACGAAGGGACGAATCAGCTTTCGGCTACGCGAGGAAAAAACTAACGCCGCTTGA
- the rplO gene encoding 50S ribosomal protein L15, with amino-acid sequence MTKYHELNATANKDRKRVGRGISSGYGKTAGRGTKGQRARTGKKLGATFMGGQLPLVQGIPKLRGFKSKRVPAQVVYADQLNDLKGAKIDAFKLYEAGLIMTPYHLVKVIGRGELTSKATVELPGMSASVVAQLEKNGGTFVKTAVPLPPSSKTPEDKPEKADKK; translated from the coding sequence ATGACCAAATATCATGAATTGAACGCGACAGCTAACAAAGATCGCAAACGAGTTGGTCGCGGTATTTCATCCGGCTACGGCAAAACTGCTGGCCGTGGCACCAAAGGTCAGCGCGCTCGTACTGGTAAAAAATTAGGTGCAACCTTTATGGGCGGTCAGTTGCCACTAGTCCAAGGTATACCAAAACTGCGCGGCTTCAAGAGCAAACGTGTCCCAGCCCAGGTTGTCTATGCTGATCAGCTAAATGATCTAAAAGGCGCTAAAATTGATGCTTTCAAACTCTACGAAGCTGGTTTGATCATGACGCCATATCACCTCGTCAAAGTGATTGGTCGTGGTGAACTAACGAGCAAAGCTACGGTTGAACTGCCAGGCATGTCGGCGAGCGTTGTAGCTCAGCTAGAGAAAAATGGCGGCACGTTTGTCAAAACTGCTGTGCCATTACCTCCATCGTCAAAAACGCCAGAGGACAAGCCAGAAAAAGCTGACAAGAAATAG
- the rpsC gene encoding 30S ribosomal protein S3 — MGQKVNPISMRLQVHKNWASKWFATSKRDFAEWLAIDIQIRKAIEKRFETRAVINHIEIERNANQTTVTIHTSKAGVVIGRQGSGVQELRVELEKIVGSPVRLNIEEVRKPDLASKIVAENIARQLERRINFRRAMKMTIQNVMAAGAKGIRIEVAGRLNGAEMSRREKLIEGSVPLHTLRANIDYHQAVAKTPAGVIGIKVWINKGERR, encoded by the coding sequence ATGGGTCAAAAAGTTAATCCTATCAGCATGCGTCTTCAGGTTCACAAAAACTGGGCTAGCAAATGGTTTGCTACCAGTAAACGTGATTTCGCTGAATGGCTCGCAATTGATATTCAGATTCGCAAAGCTATTGAAAAGCGATTCGAGACTCGTGCTGTGATCAATCACATTGAGATCGAGCGCAATGCCAATCAGACCACCGTGACTATCCATACGAGCAAAGCTGGTGTCGTGATCGGTCGCCAAGGTTCTGGTGTCCAAGAACTGCGCGTCGAACTCGAAAAGATCGTCGGTAGCCCAGTTCGATTAAACATCGAAGAAGTCAGGAAACCAGATCTCGCATCAAAGATCGTTGCCGAGAATATTGCGCGTCAGCTCGAGCGTCGCATCAATTTCCGCCGCGCTATGAAAATGACGATCCAAAACGTCATGGCTGCTGGGGCCAAAGGTATTCGTATCGAAGTCGCTGGTCGTTTGAACGGCGCTGAAATGAGTCGCCGCGAAAAACTGATCGAAGGCTCGGTGCCTTTGCACACCCTGCGTGCCAATATTGATTATCATCAAGCTGTCGCTAAAACACCAGCCGGTGTCATCGGCATCAAAGTCTGGATAAACAAGGGAGAGAGGCGCTAG
- the rpmC gene encoding 50S ribosomal protein L29, which translates to MATTKKTTKEAEVVKTKAKKVSTKDIKKDVKAVGKSIANTTKDLRALGEAELHNALATAKADLVEAQKMLHANELPSAHVIRKSKKLIARIHTVLTEVTNSKEEK; encoded by the coding sequence ATGGCTACGACAAAGAAAACCACCAAAGAAGCCGAAGTTGTAAAAACCAAGGCCAAGAAAGTTTCGACCAAAGACATCAAAAAAGATGTCAAAGCTGTCGGCAAATCTATCGCGAACACTACCAAAGACTTGCGTGCTCTCGGCGAAGCTGAGCTACATAATGCTCTAGCTACTGCTAAAGCTGATCTGGTCGAGGCGCAAAAGATGCTGCATGCCAATGAACTGCCATCGGCTCACGTGATTCGAAAATCAAAGAAATTGATTGCCCGCATTCACACCGTACTGACCGAAGTAACCAACAGCAAGGAGGAAAAATAA
- the rpsQ gene encoding 30S ribosomal protein S17, which produces MSKRTITGVVSSVAGDKTIVVTRTTRETHPLYGKKFTVSRKFHAHDEKNEAHVGDTVLIEESRPLSRTKTWTLAKIVERGREKFEIKKTAVEEETEAKLAEKAARKEAAEEAEQ; this is translated from the coding sequence ATGAGTAAGCGTACAATTACTGGCGTAGTCTCGAGCGTTGCTGGCGACAAAACAATTGTCGTGACGCGTACAACCCGCGAAACCCATCCGCTGTATGGCAAGAAGTTTACGGTTAGTCGCAAGTTTCACGCTCATGATGAAAAGAACGAAGCCCATGTCGGTGACACCGTTTTGATCGAAGAGAGCCGACCATTGTCTCGAACCAAGACCTGGACACTCGCCAAGATCGTCGAACGTGGCCGCGAAAAATTCGAGATCAAAAAGACCGCCGTCGAAGAAGAAACTGAAGCCAAGTTAGCCGAAAAAGCTGCGAGGAAAGAAGCAGCTGAGGAGGCCGAACAATGA
- the rpsM gene encoding 30S ribosomal protein S13 gives MARFANVEVPSDKQVQIALTYVYGIGPKIARDIVAAAKVEPTKRVKDLTEAEEKKIRDIIDANYTVEGDLHRVVANNIKRLKDVGSYRGLRHKLNLPVRGQRTRTNGRTKRGKRVAVGGSQPKAASKT, from the coding sequence ATGGCAAGATTTGCAAACGTAGAAGTTCCTTCTGACAAGCAAGTTCAGATTGCTTTGACCTATGTGTACGGTATCGGACCAAAGATCGCACGCGACATTGTCGCGGCTGCCAAGGTCGAGCCGACCAAACGCGTCAAAGATCTGACCGAAGCAGAGGAAAAGAAAATCCGCGACATTATCGACGCCAACTATACGGTTGAGGGAGACCTGCATCGTGTAGTAGCGAATAATATCAAGCGTCTCAAAGACGTCGGTTCATACCGTGGTTTGCGCCACAAATTGAACCTGCCAGTTCGTGGTCAGCGTACCCGAACGAATGGTCGCACCAAGCGCGGCAAACGCGTCGCCGTCGGCGGTAGTCAACCTAAAGCTGCGAGCAAGACGTAG